The Kosakonia sacchari SP1 genome includes a window with the following:
- the gpmM gene encoding 2,3-bisphosphoglycerate-independent phosphoglycerate mutase, giving the protein MSVSKKPMVLVILDGYGYREDQQDNAIFNAKTPVMDKLWATRPHTLIDASGLEVGLPDRQMGNSEVGHVNLGAGRIVYQDLTRLDKEIKERTFFSNSVLAGAVDKAVAAGKAVHIMGLLSAGGVHSHEDHILAMVELAAERGAEKIYLHAFLDGRDTPPRSAESSLKKFEDKFAALGKGRVASIIGRYFAMDRDNRWERVEQAYNLMTEAKGEFTFDSAVAGLQAAYARDENDEFVKATVIRAAGQPDAAMEDGDALIFMNFRADRAREITRAFVNADFDGFARKKVVKLGDFVMLTEYAADIKTAVAYPPASLANTLGEWMAKHNKTQLRISETEKYAHVTFFFNGGVEEPFPGEDRILINSPKVATYDLQPEMSSAELTEKLVGAITSGKYDTIICNYPNGDMVGHTGVFEAAVAAVEALDHCVAEVSKAVESVGGQMLITADHGNAEQMRDPSTGQAHTAHTNLPVPLIYVGDKALKAVSGGKLSDIAPTMLTLMGMEIPQEMTGKPLFIVE; this is encoded by the coding sequence ATGTCGGTTTCTAAAAAACCTATGGTACTGGTGATTCTGGATGGCTACGGCTACCGTGAAGACCAGCAGGATAACGCTATTTTCAACGCCAAAACCCCTGTAATGGACAAACTGTGGGCAACCCGCCCGCATACGCTGATTGACGCGTCAGGTCTCGAAGTCGGCCTGCCGGATCGCCAGATGGGCAACTCCGAAGTCGGCCACGTCAACCTGGGCGCAGGGCGTATTGTTTACCAGGATCTGACTCGCCTGGATAAAGAGATCAAAGAACGCACGTTCTTTAGCAACTCGGTGCTAGCCGGTGCGGTAGACAAAGCGGTTGCCGCTGGCAAAGCGGTGCACATTATGGGGCTGCTCTCCGCAGGCGGCGTGCACAGCCATGAAGACCACATTCTGGCGATGGTGGAGCTGGCTGCGGAACGCGGCGCGGAAAAAATCTATCTGCACGCTTTCCTCGATGGTCGCGACACACCGCCGCGCAGCGCAGAATCTTCACTGAAAAAATTCGAAGACAAGTTCGCCGCACTGGGTAAAGGGCGTGTTGCGAGCATTATTGGCCGTTATTTCGCCATGGATCGCGACAACCGCTGGGAGCGCGTGGAACAAGCTTACAACCTGATGACCGAGGCCAAAGGCGAATTCACCTTTGATAGCGCCGTTGCGGGTCTGCAAGCGGCTTACGCTCGCGATGAAAATGACGAGTTTGTAAAAGCGACGGTCATCCGCGCCGCAGGACAGCCCGATGCGGCAATGGAAGATGGCGACGCACTGATTTTCATGAACTTCCGCGCCGATCGCGCACGCGAAATTACCCGCGCATTCGTTAACGCAGACTTCGACGGTTTCGCGCGTAAGAAAGTGGTTAAGCTTGGCGATTTCGTCATGCTGACCGAATATGCCGCCGACATCAAAACCGCCGTCGCCTATCCACCGGCCTCTCTGGCGAATACGCTCGGTGAGTGGATGGCAAAACACAACAAAACCCAGTTGCGTATTTCCGAAACGGAAAAATATGCCCACGTCACCTTCTTCTTTAACGGCGGCGTAGAAGAGCCGTTCCCGGGCGAAGACCGCATTCTGATCAACTCGCCGAAAGTGGCGACTTACGATCTGCAACCGGAAATGAGCTCCGCAGAGCTGACCGAGAAACTGGTGGGTGCGATCACCAGCGGTAAATACGACACCATTATTTGTAACTACCCGAACGGCGATATGGTCGGTCATACCGGCGTATTTGAAGCCGCTGTCGCCGCTGTTGAAGCGCTGGATCATTGCGTTGCCGAGGTGAGCAAAGCGGTGGAATCCGTCGGTGGCCAGATGCTGATCACCGCCGACCACGGTAACGCGGAACAGATGCGTGACCCGTCAACCGGTCAGGCGCACACTGCGCATACCAACCTGCCGGTGCCGCTGATCTATGTCGGCGACAAAGCGCTGAAAGCCGTTTCCGGCGGTAAACTTTCCGACATCGCGCCGACAATGCTGACGCTGATGGGCATGGAAATCCCGCAAGAGATGACTGGTAAGCCGCTGTTCATCGTGGAATAA
- a CDS encoding rhodanese-like domain-containing protein has product MQEIMQFIGRNPILCIAWIALFGAVLFTTFKGIASKVKVISRGEATRLINKEDAVVVDLRQRDDFRKGHIAGAVNLLPNEIKANNVGELEKHKSAPIIVVDGTGMQAQTPANELVKAGFEKVFVLKDGISGWMGENLPLVRGK; this is encoded by the coding sequence ATGCAAGAAATTATGCAATTTATTGGCCGCAACCCAATCCTGTGTATCGCCTGGATTGCGTTATTCGGTGCTGTGCTGTTTACCACTTTCAAGGGCATTGCGTCTAAAGTGAAAGTGATTTCTCGCGGCGAAGCTACGCGCCTCATTAATAAAGAAGATGCCGTGGTAGTGGACTTACGTCAGCGTGATGATTTCCGTAAAGGTCACATCGCAGGCGCGGTGAATTTGCTGCCAAACGAGATCAAAGCCAATAATGTAGGTGAGCTTGAAAAACACAAAAGCGCGCCGATTATCGTTGTTGATGGTACCGGCATGCAGGCCCAGACCCCGGCGAACGAGCTGGTGAAAGCCGGTTTCGAGAAGGTCTTTGTGCTGAAAGACGGTATCTCTGGCTGGATGGGCGAAAACCTGCCGTTAGTTCGCGGTAAATAA
- the secB gene encoding protein-export chaperone SecB gives MSEQNNTEMTFQIQRIYTKDISFEAPNAPHIFQKEWQPEVKLDLDTASTQLAEGVYEVVLRVTVTASLGEETGFLCEVQQGGIFSIDGIEGTQMAHCLGAYCPNILFPYARECITSLVSRGTFPQLNLAPVNFDALFMNYLQQQTGEGAEQHQDA, from the coding sequence ATGTCTGAACAAAACAACACCGAAATGACTTTCCAGATTCAGCGTATCTACACGAAAGATATCTCTTTCGAAGCGCCGAATGCGCCACACATCTTCCAGAAAGAGTGGCAGCCGGAAGTGAAACTGGATCTCGACACTGCCTCCACTCAGCTGGCGGAAGGTGTTTATGAAGTGGTTCTGCGCGTTACCGTGACCGCTTCCCTGGGCGAAGAAACTGGCTTCCTGTGCGAAGTACAGCAGGGCGGTATCTTCTCTATCGACGGTATCGAAGGAACGCAGATGGCGCACTGCCTGGGTGCATACTGCCCGAACATTCTGTTCCCGTATGCCCGCGAGTGCATCACCAGCCTGGTTTCCCGCGGTACTTTCCCGCAACTGAACCTTGCGCCAGTGAACTTTGATGCGTTGTTCATGAACTACCTGCAACAGCAGACTGGCGAAGGTGCCGAACAACATCAGGATGCCTGA
- the envC gene encoding murein hydrolase activator EnvC, with the protein MRGKAIFSITWVGIRPFLCASALSAGALLCAVSAHADDRDQLKSIQADIAEKERAVRQQQQQRAGLLAQLKAQEEAISAATRQLRETQNTLAQLNKQIAEMNASIAKLERQRTTQEHNLAAQLDAAFRQGPHTGIQLILSGEESQRGQRLQAYFGYLNQARQETIAQLKQTREEVATQKSELEEKQSQQQTLLYEQKAQQAKLEQARSERQKTLSGLESSIQEGQQQLSEMRANESRLRDRLARAEAAAKARAEREAREAQAVRDRQNEASRKGTTYKPTESERSLMSRTGGLGSPSGQAVWPVRGPLLHRYGEQLQGELRWKGIVIGASEGSEVKAIADGRVILADWLQGYGLVVVVEHGKGDMSLYGYNQSALVSVGTQVRAGQPIALVGSSGGQGRPSLYFEIRRQGQAVNPQPWLGR; encoded by the coding sequence ATGAGGGGAAAGGCGATTTTTTCAATTACATGGGTCGGGATCCGACCCTTTCTTTGCGCCAGCGCACTCAGCGCTGGCGCATTGCTGTGCGCCGTTTCCGCCCATGCGGATGACCGCGATCAGCTCAAATCGATTCAGGCCGATATCGCTGAAAAAGAGCGTGCGGTACGCCAGCAACAACAGCAACGCGCGGGCCTTCTTGCCCAGTTAAAGGCACAGGAAGAAGCCATCTCTGCCGCCACTCGCCAACTGCGGGAAACGCAAAACACCCTCGCTCAGCTCAATAAGCAGATCGCCGAGATGAACGCCTCGATTGCCAAACTGGAACGTCAGCGCACCACGCAGGAACACAACCTCGCGGCGCAGCTTGATGCGGCGTTCCGCCAGGGGCCACATACTGGGATCCAGCTGATTCTAAGCGGTGAAGAGAGCCAGCGCGGCCAGCGTTTGCAGGCCTACTTTGGTTATCTCAACCAGGCGCGCCAGGAAACCATCGCTCAGTTGAAGCAGACGCGCGAAGAAGTCGCCACGCAAAAATCTGAGCTGGAAGAGAAGCAGAGCCAGCAACAAACGCTGCTGTATGAGCAAAAAGCGCAGCAGGCCAAACTTGAACAAGCACGCAGTGAGCGGCAGAAAACCCTTTCTGGTCTGGAATCCTCCATTCAGGAAGGCCAGCAACAGCTCAGTGAAATGCGCGCCAACGAATCCCGGTTGCGCGATCGCCTCGCCCGCGCGGAAGCGGCAGCCAAAGCCCGTGCCGAACGTGAAGCCCGCGAAGCGCAAGCCGTGCGTGACCGCCAGAATGAAGCCAGCCGTAAAGGCACCACCTATAAACCTACCGAGAGCGAACGCTCGCTGATGTCCCGCACCGGCGGTTTAGGTTCGCCGTCAGGTCAGGCCGTCTGGCCGGTTCGCGGCCCGTTGCTGCATCGTTATGGCGAACAACTGCAGGGTGAGCTACGTTGGAAAGGGATTGTTATCGGCGCGTCGGAAGGCAGCGAAGTGAAAGCTATCGCCGACGGGCGCGTGATCCTCGCCGACTGGCTGCAAGGCTATGGCCTAGTGGTGGTGGTTGAACACGGCAAGGGCGACATGAGTCTTTACGGTTACAACCAGAGCGCGCTGGTAAGCGTAGGCACCCAGGTTCGCGCCGGTCAGCCGATAGCCCTCGTAGGGAGCAGTGGCGGTCAGGGCCGGCCTTCACTCTATTTCGAAATTCGCCGTCAGGGTCAGGCGGTCAATCCACAACCGTGGTTGGGAAGATAA
- the lldD gene encoding FMN-dependent L-lactate dehydrogenase LldD, whose protein sequence is MIISAASDYRAAAKRILPPFLFHYIDGGAYAEYTLRRNVEDLSQVALRQRVLKDMSELSLETTLFNEKLSMPVALAPVGLCGMYARRGEVQAAGAADAKGIPFTLSTVSVCPIEEVAPTIKRPMWFQLYVLRDRGFMRNALERAKAAGCSTLVFTVDMPTPGARYRDAHSGMSGPNAALRRYLQSVLHPQWAWNVGVNGRPHDLGNISAYLGKPTGLEDYIGWLAKNFDPSISWKDLEWIREFWDGPMVIKGILDPEDARDAVRFGADGIVVSNHGGRQLDGVLSSARALPAIADAVKGDITILADSGIRNGLDVVRMLALGADSVLLGRAYLYALATHGRQGVANLLDLIEKEMRVAMTLTSAKSIRDISKDSLVQGLNQLPAALAPLSHGDAA, encoded by the coding sequence ATGATTATTTCAGCAGCCAGCGACTATCGCGCGGCGGCTAAACGCATTTTGCCGCCGTTCTTGTTTCACTATATCGATGGCGGCGCGTATGCCGAATACACCCTGCGCCGCAACGTTGAAGACCTGTCCCAGGTGGCGCTGCGCCAGCGGGTGCTGAAAGACATGTCTGAACTGAGCCTCGAAACCACATTGTTTAATGAAAAGTTATCGATGCCGGTGGCGCTGGCCCCGGTTGGCTTGTGCGGCATGTACGCCCGGCGCGGTGAAGTGCAGGCGGCGGGCGCGGCAGATGCGAAAGGCATTCCGTTTACGCTCTCGACAGTTTCCGTCTGCCCGATTGAAGAGGTCGCGCCGACGATTAAGCGCCCGATGTGGTTCCAGTTATATGTGCTGCGCGATCGCGGCTTTATGCGTAACGCGCTGGAGCGGGCGAAAGCCGCCGGCTGCTCCACGCTGGTATTCACCGTGGATATGCCAACACCTGGCGCGCGCTACCGCGATGCCCACTCCGGTATGAGCGGCCCGAATGCGGCGCTGCGCCGTTACCTGCAATCGGTGCTGCATCCGCAGTGGGCGTGGAATGTCGGCGTTAATGGCCGCCCGCACGATCTAGGGAATATCTCCGCCTATCTCGGCAAACCGACCGGGCTGGAGGATTACATTGGCTGGCTGGCGAAGAACTTCGATCCGTCGATTTCGTGGAAAGACCTGGAGTGGATCCGCGAATTCTGGGATGGCCCGATGGTGATCAAAGGGATCCTCGACCCGGAAGATGCCCGCGACGCGGTGCGCTTTGGCGCAGACGGCATTGTGGTTTCTAACCACGGTGGCCGCCAGCTCGACGGTGTGCTCTCTTCTGCCCGCGCGCTTCCGGCGATTGCCGATGCGGTGAAAGGCGATATCACGATCCTGGCTGACAGCGGCATCCGTAACGGGCTGGATGTAGTGCGCATGCTGGCGCTTGGCGCAGATTCCGTCCTGCTGGGCCGCGCGTATCTGTATGCGCTGGCGACGCATGGCCGCCAGGGTGTGGCGAATTTGCTCGATCTGATTGAGAAAGAGATGCGCGTGGCGATGACGCTGACCAGTGCGAAATCGATTCGCGACATCAGCAAAGATTCGCTGGTCCAGGGGCTGAACCAGTTACCTGCCGCGCTGGCACCGTTGTCGCATGGCGACGCCGCCTAG
- the gpsA gene encoding NAD(P)H-dependent glycerol-3-phosphate dehydrogenase: MNALNAAMTVIGAGSYGTALAITLARNGHPVVLWGHDPKHIATLQHDRCNAAFLPDVPFPDTLQLESDLARALSASRNILVVVPSHVFGDVLAQIKPLMRDDARIVWATKGLEAETGRLLEEVAREVLGPDIPLAVISGPTFAKELAAGLPTAISLASADPQFAEDLQQLLHCGKSFRVYSNPDFIGVQLGGAVKNVIAIGAGMSDGIGFGANARTALITRGLTEMSRLGAALGADPATFMGMAGLGDLVLTCTDNQSRNRRFGMMLGQGMDVQSAQDKIGQVVEGYRNTKEVRALAHRFGVEMPITEEIYQVLYCGKNAREAALTLLGRARKEEH, translated from the coding sequence ATGAACGCACTTAATGCTGCAATGACTGTGATCGGTGCCGGCTCTTACGGCACCGCTCTTGCCATCACGCTGGCAAGAAATGGCCACCCGGTTGTGCTGTGGGGCCATGACCCAAAACATATCGCGACCCTGCAACACGACCGTTGCAACGCCGCGTTCCTCCCCGATGTGCCTTTCCCCGATACGCTGCAATTAGAGAGCGATCTTGCCCGCGCGCTTTCCGCCAGCCGTAATATCCTGGTGGTGGTGCCAAGCCACGTCTTTGGCGATGTGCTGGCACAAATCAAGCCGCTCATGCGCGATGATGCGCGTATCGTCTGGGCGACAAAAGGGCTGGAAGCCGAAACCGGGCGTCTGCTTGAAGAGGTGGCGCGTGAAGTGTTAGGTCCGGATATTCCGCTGGCGGTGATTTCCGGCCCGACCTTTGCCAAAGAGCTGGCGGCGGGTTTGCCAACGGCGATCTCCCTCGCTTCTGCTGATCCCCAGTTCGCCGAAGATTTACAGCAGCTCCTTCACTGCGGCAAAAGTTTTCGTGTCTACAGCAACCCGGATTTCATCGGCGTGCAACTGGGCGGCGCGGTGAAAAACGTCATTGCGATTGGCGCGGGCATGTCCGACGGCATTGGCTTTGGGGCCAATGCGCGTACGGCGCTGATCACCCGTGGTTTGACTGAAATGTCACGTCTCGGTGCCGCGCTGGGCGCCGATCCTGCCACCTTTATGGGCATGGCGGGTTTAGGCGATTTAGTGCTGACTTGTACCGACAACCAGTCGCGCAACCGCCGTTTTGGCATGATGCTTGGCCAGGGCATGGACGTGCAAAGCGCCCAGGACAAGATTGGCCAGGTGGTTGAAGGTTACCGCAATACCAAAGAAGTGCGCGCGCTGGCGCATCGGTTTGGCGTCGAAATGCCAATAACCGAGGAAATTTATCAGGTATTGTATTGCGGAAAAAATGCACGCGAGGCAGCATTGACCCTATTAGGTCGTGCCCGCAAGGAAGAGCACTAA
- a CDS encoding divergent polysaccharide deacetylase family protein — protein MLQFRRIVLTLASVLAFSAPVFAGKLAIVIDDFGYRPQTENQVLAMPQAVSVAVLPNATHAREMATKAHNSGHEVLIHLPMAPLSKQPLEKDTLRPEMSSAEIERIISDAVNKVPYAVGLNNHMGSAMTSSLFGMQKVMQALERYNLYFLDSMTIGNSQALRAASGTGVKVIKRKVFLDDTQNEGDIRRQFDRAVQLARRNGSAIAIGHPHPATVRVLQQALSSLPADITLVRPSNLLNEPQTDTSTPNATPPGGTVQPPRNPFRGVKLCKAKRKPEPVYASRFFSVIGESVGESTLVRYMQNQWQGWKTTHP, from the coding sequence TTGCTTCAATTTCGTCGTATTGTTTTGACGCTCGCCAGTGTGCTGGCGTTTTCCGCTCCGGTATTCGCCGGGAAACTGGCCATCGTGATCGACGATTTCGGCTACCGTCCACAAACTGAAAATCAGGTGCTGGCCATGCCGCAGGCGGTTTCCGTCGCGGTGCTGCCCAATGCAACGCATGCGCGGGAAATGGCGACCAAAGCGCACAACAGTGGCCATGAAGTGTTGATCCATCTTCCAATGGCACCTTTGAGTAAACAGCCGCTGGAAAAAGACACGCTGCGCCCGGAAATGAGTAGCGCAGAGATAGAGCGCATCATCAGCGACGCCGTCAACAAAGTGCCATATGCAGTCGGGCTGAATAATCATATGGGCAGCGCCATGACGTCAAGCCTGTTTGGCATGCAGAAAGTGATGCAGGCGCTCGAGCGCTATAACCTCTATTTCCTTGATAGCATGACCATCGGCAATAGCCAGGCACTGCGCGCCGCTTCCGGCACCGGAGTGAAAGTCATTAAGCGTAAGGTGTTCCTCGACGATACGCAAAACGAAGGCGATATCCGCCGTCAGTTTGACCGCGCCGTACAGTTAGCGCGCCGCAACGGGTCCGCCATTGCGATTGGTCATCCACACCCCGCTACCGTTCGCGTATTACAGCAAGCACTCTCCAGCCTGCCTGCCGATATTACGCTGGTGCGCCCAAGCAACCTGCTCAATGAACCGCAGACAGATACCTCAACGCCCAACGCCACGCCGCCGGGTGGCACTGTTCAGCCACCGCGTAATCCGTTCCGCGGCGTAAAACTGTGTAAAGCGAAGCGCAAACCGGAACCGGTGTATGCCAGCCGCTTCTTTAGCGTAATCGGTGAAAGTGTGGGTGAAAGCACGCTGGTGCGTTATATGCAGAATCAGTGGCAAGGGTGGAAAACAACC
- the lldR gene encoding transcriptional regulator LldR, with protein MKVLPRRLTDEVADRVRALIAEQQLEAGMKLPAERQLAVQLGVSRNSLREALSKLVSEGVLLSRRGGGTFVRWQHDDWSEQNIVQPLKTLLHDDPDYSFDILEARHAIEASTAWHAAMRATEADKEKIVLCFEATQSDDPDLASQADVRFHLAIAEASHNVVLLQTMRGFFDLLQSSVKQSRQRMYLVPPVFSQLTEQHQAVMNAILAGDADGARQAMMAHLGFVHTTIRKFDEDQARQARITRLPDEQHTHPREKKA; from the coding sequence ATGAAAGTGTTACCCAGACGCCTGACAGACGAGGTTGCCGATCGTGTGCGGGCGCTGATTGCCGAACAACAACTGGAAGCGGGCATGAAACTGCCCGCAGAACGCCAGCTTGCCGTACAGCTTGGCGTGTCGCGCAACTCGTTGCGTGAAGCGTTATCGAAACTGGTTAGCGAAGGCGTGCTGCTCAGCCGTCGCGGCGGCGGTACGTTTGTGCGCTGGCAGCATGATGACTGGTCGGAGCAAAACATCGTCCAGCCGCTGAAAACGCTGCTGCATGATGACCCGGATTACAGTTTCGATATTCTTGAAGCGCGCCACGCCATTGAAGCCAGCACCGCCTGGCACGCGGCGATGCGCGCCACCGAGGCCGATAAAGAGAAAATTGTGCTGTGCTTTGAGGCCACACAATCCGACGATCCGGATCTCGCTTCGCAGGCCGATGTGCGTTTCCATCTCGCCATCGCTGAGGCCTCGCATAACGTGGTGTTATTGCAAACCATGCGCGGGTTCTTCGACCTGCTGCAATCCTCGGTAAAACAGAGCCGCCAGCGCATGTATCTCGTTCCCCCCGTTTTTTCACAACTGACCGAACAGCACCAGGCGGTGATGAACGCCATTCTTGCCGGAGACGCCGATGGCGCGCGCCAGGCGATGATGGCGCACCTCGGTTTCGTGCATACCACGATTCGCAAATTCGATGAAGATCAGGCTCGCCAGGCACGCATCACCCGCCTGCCCGACGAGCAGCACACTCACCCCAGGGAGAAAAAAGCATGA
- the trmL gene encoding tRNA (uridine(34)/cytosine(34)/5-carboxymethylaminomethyluridine(34)-2'-O)-methyltransferase TrmL, whose product MLNIVLFEPEIPPNTGNIIRLCANTGFRLHIIEPMGFTWDDKRLRRAGLDYHEFAAVKRHHDYAAFVDAEQPQRLFALTTKGTPAHSAVSYQDGDYLMFGPETRGLPAAILDVLPPEQKIRIPMMPDSRSMNLSNAVSVVVYEAWRQLGYPGAVLRS is encoded by the coding sequence ATGTTAAACATCGTTTTATTCGAACCTGAAATCCCGCCAAACACCGGGAATATCATCCGTTTGTGCGCCAATACCGGTTTTCGTCTGCATATCATTGAACCGATGGGCTTCACCTGGGACGACAAGCGTCTGCGTCGCGCAGGGCTGGATTACCATGAGTTTGCTGCGGTAAAACGCCATCATGATTACGCCGCCTTTGTCGACGCCGAACAGCCGCAACGCTTATTTGCTCTCACCACCAAAGGCACGCCAGCACACAGCGCGGTGAGCTACCAGGATGGGGATTATTTGATGTTTGGCCCGGAAACGCGCGGCCTGCCAGCGGCTATCCTTGACGTGCTGCCGCCGGAGCAAAAAATCCGCATTCCGATGATGCCGGACAGCCGCAGCATGAACCTGTCGAATGCGGTGTCGGTGGTGGTGTATGAAGCCTGGCGCCAGCTCGGTTACCCGGGCGCGGTGCTGCGTAGCTGA
- the grxC gene encoding glutaredoxin 3: MANIEIYTKATCPFCHRAKALLKSKGVAFAELPIDGDMVKREEMIQRSGRTTVPQIFIDAQHIGGCDDLYALDARGGLDPLLR; encoded by the coding sequence ATGGCCAATATTGAGATCTACACGAAAGCGACTTGCCCGTTTTGCCACCGCGCAAAAGCGTTGCTGAAAAGCAAAGGTGTCGCGTTTGCTGAGCTGCCGATCGACGGCGACATGGTAAAACGTGAAGAGATGATTCAACGTAGTGGCCGTACGACGGTTCCGCAGATTTTTATTGATGCGCAGCACATTGGCGGCTGCGACGATTTATATGCGCTGGACGCGCGTGGCGGGCTGGATCCGCTGTTGCGTTAA
- the cysE gene encoding serine O-acetyltransferase, giving the protein MPCEELDLVWKNIKAEARALAECEPMLASFYHATLLKHENLGSALSYMLANKLASPIMPAIAIREVVEEAYAADPEMIASAACDIQAVRTRDPAVDKYSTPLLYLKGFHALQAYRIGHWLWTQGREALAIFLQNQVSVSFQVDIHPAARIGRGIMLDHATGIVVGETAVIEDDVSILQSVTLGGTGKTSGDRHPKIREGVMIGAGAKILGNIEVGRGAKIGAGSVVLQPVPPHTTAAGVPARIVGKPESDKPSMDMDQHFNGINHGFEYGDGI; this is encoded by the coding sequence ATGCCGTGTGAAGAACTGGATCTGGTCTGGAAAAATATCAAAGCCGAAGCCCGGGCACTGGCGGAGTGCGAGCCAATGTTGGCCAGTTTTTACCACGCGACATTACTCAAGCATGAAAACCTGGGCAGCGCGCTGAGCTATATGCTGGCGAACAAACTTGCCTCGCCGATTATGCCCGCGATCGCCATTCGTGAAGTTGTCGAAGAAGCCTACGCCGCGGACCCGGAAATGATCGCCTCCGCCGCCTGTGATATTCAGGCCGTACGCACGCGCGACCCGGCGGTGGATAAATACTCAACGCCGCTGCTCTATCTGAAAGGTTTCCACGCGCTACAGGCATACCGCATTGGGCACTGGTTGTGGACGCAGGGGCGCGAGGCGCTGGCGATTTTCCTGCAAAATCAGGTGTCGGTCAGTTTCCAGGTGGATATTCACCCGGCGGCGCGAATTGGCCGCGGGATAATGCTCGACCACGCCACCGGCATCGTGGTGGGCGAAACGGCAGTTATTGAAGATGACGTGTCGATTCTGCAATCGGTCACGCTCGGCGGGACCGGCAAAACCAGCGGCGATCGCCATCCGAAAATCCGCGAAGGGGTGATGATTGGCGCCGGTGCCAAAATTCTCGGCAACATCGAAGTGGGTCGCGGCGCGAAGATTGGCGCGGGTTCGGTGGTCTTGCAACCGGTGCCGCCGCATACCACGGCTGCAGGCGTTCCGGCGCGCATTGTCGGTAAGCCAGAAAGCGATAAACCGTCAATGGATATGGATCAGCATTTCAACGGGATAAATCACGGGTTCGAGTACGGCGACGGGATTTAA